The following proteins are encoded in a genomic region of Alistipes shahii WAL 8301:
- a CDS encoding carboxypeptidase regulatory-like domain-containing protein: MRLLLKYLLFILLPAYTYGQSGRPDAGITFEVTDSLHNPLAYATVALTPMSGGGKAYATTTDEEGRARFTLPANTYNADISYIGYVSQRMEVRPVSGSDMLRTVRLRTSDTQIREVVITATQVRGPVSGVHIGRDAMNHIQPSSFGDLLELLPGGRASDPSFSSSNHIHLREIGTSNSDYQTTSLGVSFVMDGIPMSNDAGMTYNSGTTVGNNISLNRGVDMRTMPTDEIASVEIQQGIPSVEYGDLTSGLIKIKRKEGGRNLEARFKADLGSQLLYVGKGFEWGAPADLLTMNVGATWLNSHDDPRNTRQNYQRATGSWRMKKRWESTSAYRYTLGGSLDYTGSFDRQKSDRDIDEGPAGIPLERYKSSYNNVVAAVNFTAESKGANFFRSFDFSASVSSEFDLIDRWRYRANSGNVPIRTAVEEGVFDMEVLPVRYEATLQVDNKPFYANAKAVALLGADTPLSRNTIRIGAEWNMSKNYGGGLLYDVTRPFTDLMSSHPRRYDALPALHRLSAFLEDNTTITAGEWRIEIMAGLRTTAMANLGSRYTLQGKFHFDPRANLSVTLPAFDMAGDPMRITFAGGAGWHTKTPTLDQLFPEPDYSYYTRLNYFPADDESKRRINVEVFKHDPTNYDLKAARNFKWEVRGNAEWNGYGLSVTYFRENMTSGFRTSTDVLTRTYREYDTGPLKDMEFTGPPQLEWLPYKDKTVFQTVGVKTNGSRTFKQGIEFSLSTRRIRALATKLIVSGAYFKTRYENSEPQYVLTTVQLAEGTPYPYIGLYDQDDNTFHEVCNTNFLLDTQIPKLGLIFSTSFQCQWFSGMKAEWCNPAPTSYLDLQLQEHPFTAESAADGILQHMIHDNVSKEAYLYRLTPFSMNVNLKISKRLYRDRLNIAIFVNRLFTYSPSYRNETSALVRRYSSPYFGMELNFKL; encoded by the coding sequence ATGCGGCTACTCCTGAAATATTTGCTATTTATCCTGCTGCCTGCGTACACGTACGGGCAGTCCGGCCGGCCCGACGCCGGGATCACGTTCGAAGTTACCGATTCCCTGCACAATCCGCTGGCGTATGCTACGGTGGCGCTGACTCCTATGTCGGGGGGGGGAAAGGCCTACGCGACGACGACCGATGAGGAGGGCCGGGCACGTTTCACCCTGCCCGCGAATACCTACAATGCGGATATCTCATATATCGGATATGTCTCCCAACGGATGGAGGTACGGCCCGTCAGCGGCAGCGACATGCTGCGGACCGTCCGGCTCCGGACAAGCGACACGCAGATCCGCGAGGTCGTAATCACGGCGACCCAAGTGCGGGGACCGGTCTCGGGCGTGCATATCGGCCGGGACGCGATGAACCACATCCAGCCGTCGAGTTTCGGGGACCTGCTCGAACTGCTGCCCGGCGGACGGGCCTCCGACCCCTCGTTTTCCTCCTCGAACCACATTCATCTGCGCGAGATCGGCACCTCGAACAGCGATTACCAGACTACATCGCTCGGCGTTTCGTTCGTCATGGACGGAATTCCGATGTCGAACGACGCGGGCATGACATACAATTCGGGAACGACCGTCGGCAATAATATTTCATTGAACAGAGGCGTCGACATGCGCACGATGCCGACCGATGAAATAGCTTCGGTAGAGATTCAGCAGGGCATTCCGTCGGTCGAATACGGCGATCTGACCAGCGGACTGATCAAGATCAAGCGCAAGGAGGGAGGCCGCAACCTCGAAGCCCGCTTCAAAGCGGATCTGGGCAGCCAGCTGCTCTATGTCGGCAAAGGATTCGAATGGGGCGCTCCGGCCGACCTGCTGACGATGAACGTCGGCGCGACATGGCTCAACTCCCACGACGACCCGCGCAATACGCGCCAGAACTACCAGCGTGCGACCGGATCGTGGCGCATGAAGAAACGCTGGGAAAGCACCTCGGCCTACCGTTACACGTTGGGCGGATCGCTCGACTACACCGGCTCTTTCGACCGCCAAAAAAGCGACCGGGATATCGACGAAGGCCCGGCGGGCATCCCCCTCGAACGCTACAAATCGAGTTACAACAACGTCGTCGCGGCGGTGAATTTCACCGCCGAATCCAAGGGTGCGAATTTTTTCCGCAGCTTCGATTTTTCCGCTTCCGTCTCTTCCGAATTCGACCTGATCGACCGCTGGCGTTACCGAGCGAACAGCGGCAACGTCCCTATACGCACGGCAGTCGAAGAGGGCGTCTTCGATATGGAAGTGCTGCCGGTCCGCTATGAAGCGACCCTGCAGGTGGACAACAAACCGTTCTACGCCAACGCCAAGGCGGTAGCCCTGCTGGGAGCCGACACCCCGCTGAGCCGCAACACGATCCGCATCGGAGCCGAATGGAACATGTCGAAAAATTACGGCGGCGGTCTGCTTTACGACGTGACGCGCCCATTTACCGACCTGATGAGTTCCCATCCGCGGCGTTACGACGCCCTGCCGGCGCTGCACCGGCTCTCGGCGTTTCTGGAGGACAATACGACGATTACGGCCGGCGAGTGGCGGATCGAGATAATGGCCGGACTGCGTACGACGGCCATGGCCAATCTCGGAAGCCGTTACACCCTGCAGGGCAAATTCCATTTCGATCCGCGTGCCAACCTCTCGGTGACGCTTCCGGCGTTCGACATGGCAGGCGACCCGATGCGCATCACATTCGCGGGCGGCGCGGGATGGCACACCAAAACGCCTACGCTCGACCAGCTCTTCCCCGAACCGGACTACTCCTATTACACGCGGCTCAACTATTTCCCGGCGGACGACGAATCGAAACGCCGTATCAATGTGGAAGTCTTCAAGCACGACCCCACCAATTACGACCTGAAGGCGGCGCGGAACTTCAAATGGGAGGTGCGCGGCAATGCGGAGTGGAACGGATACGGATTGTCGGTAACCTATTTCCGGGAGAATATGACCTCGGGATTCCGCACCTCGACCGACGTACTCACCCGGACCTACCGCGAATACGACACCGGACCGCTCAAGGATATGGAGTTCACCGGACCGCCGCAGCTCGAATGGCTTCCCTACAAGGACAAAACGGTATTCCAGACCGTCGGCGTCAAGACCAACGGAAGCCGCACATTCAAGCAGGGCATCGAATTCTCGCTCTCCACGCGGCGCATCCGGGCGCTGGCCACGAAACTCATCGTCTCGGGCGCCTATTTCAAAACCCGCTATGAGAACAGCGAACCCCAGTACGTCCTGACGACCGTACAGCTCGCAGAAGGGACGCCCTATCCTTACATCGGGCTTTACGATCAGGACGACAACACGTTTCACGAAGTATGCAACACCAATTTCCTGCTCGACACCCAGATTCCCAAACTGGGGCTGATTTTCTCCACGTCGTTCCAATGCCAGTGGTTTTCCGGCATGAAGGCCGAATGGTGCAATCCTGCGCCGACCAGCTACCTCGACCTGCAGTTACAGGAACATCCGTTTACGGCCGAGTCGGCAGCCGACGGTATTTTGCAGCATATGATCCACGACAACGTATCGAAAGAAGCCTATCTCTACCGTCTCACGCCTTTCAGTATGAACGTCAATCTCAAAATCTCGAAACGGCTTTACCGCGACCGGCTCAACATTGCGATTTTCGTAAACCGGCTGTTCACATACAGTCCTTCGTACAGAAACGAGACCAGCGCACTGGTACGCCGCTATTCCAGCCCCTATTTCGGCATGGAACTCAACTTCAAACTGTAA
- a CDS encoding DUF6850 family outer membrane beta-barrel protein: protein MMKALFLSILALLPAAASAQRDTLGVLERSSVFSAEDERAVAGFHTESPAMMLYRSEQSLSQISLRIDLRREQEALLQPLGDGAFDGGFYAESYRRLSERSATWADARYVRGNRRNVCWNSTADYLLLYPCITADSAGGNLSTEEYAFGGGYVHRVGRFDLAIRGDYRAGQEYRQVDPRPHNVVSDFTIKLGVGMQFPQYVLGLDLQGRLYKQDQDIDFFYPPGASSSELYMTGLGSYYTRYSLNSESFNIGYDGKGCLLAAQLMPRHAKGWYARAAFESLTTERLNKSNNTVPITRLKTRQATLSAAYRSGRWCLRAGGGYELRRSIEMIADRTGHSVIVDEQAMYKNRIWHADAEATVEWRRGTVNYMLSPRAEWRQSTATYAYPVRRMRLAQFCGAVRGSAEWLRPQWRVKATAGIGCYVSPDEEVSLSNVLNNISEYLTYTAARLSGRAVAPEVSLRAERRLSRNLACFAEAGWTPRFYSGGLSEHVLTATFGILF from the coding sequence ATGATGAAGGCCCTTTTCCTGTCGATACTGGCGCTGCTGCCCGCCGCCGCTTCCGCCCAGCGCGATACGCTCGGCGTATTGGAGCGTTCTTCCGTTTTCAGCGCGGAGGACGAACGGGCCGTAGCCGGATTTCATACGGAGTCGCCCGCGATGATGCTCTACCGCAGCGAACAGTCGCTTTCGCAGATCTCGCTCCGCATCGACCTGCGCCGTGAGCAGGAGGCGCTGCTGCAGCCGCTGGGCGACGGAGCCTTCGACGGGGGATTTTATGCCGAAAGCTACCGGCGGCTCAGCGAGCGGTCGGCAACGTGGGCAGACGCCCGGTACGTCCGCGGCAACCGCCGCAACGTCTGCTGGAACTCCACGGCCGACTACCTGCTGCTCTATCCCTGCATCACGGCGGATTCCGCCGGAGGAAACCTCTCGACCGAGGAATATGCTTTCGGCGGCGGCTATGTCCACCGGGTGGGACGCTTCGACCTTGCGATCCGGGGCGACTACCGCGCCGGACAGGAATACCGTCAGGTCGATCCGCGGCCCCACAACGTCGTGTCGGATTTCACGATCAAACTCGGCGTAGGCATGCAGTTCCCTCAGTACGTTTTGGGGCTGGACCTGCAGGGGCGGCTCTATAAACAGGATCAGGACATAGACTTTTTCTATCCGCCCGGCGCCAGCTCTTCCGAGCTGTATATGACCGGACTGGGCAGTTATTACACCCGCTATTCACTGAACAGCGAGAGTTTCAACATCGGCTATGACGGAAAGGGTTGTCTGCTGGCGGCACAGCTCATGCCGCGGCACGCGAAAGGCTGGTATGCCCGTGCCGCATTCGAAAGCCTTACGACGGAGCGGCTCAACAAATCCAACAACACGGTCCCCATAACCCGGCTCAAAACCCGTCAGGCGACCCTCTCCGCAGCCTACCGCAGCGGCCGCTGGTGCCTGCGCGCCGGAGGCGGCTATGAACTGCGCCGCAGTATCGAAATGATAGCCGACCGTACGGGACACAGCGTCATCGTCGATGAACAGGCGATGTATAAGAACCGTATCTGGCACGCCGACGCCGAAGCGACCGTCGAATGGCGGCGCGGCACGGTGAATTACATGCTCAGTCCCCGCGCGGAATGGCGGCAGTCCACGGCCACGTACGCCTACCCGGTACGGCGGATGCGGCTCGCGCAGTTCTGCGGAGCGGTACGCGGCAGCGCAGAATGGCTCCGTCCGCAGTGGCGCGTGAAAGCGACGGCAGGAATCGGCTGTTACGTCTCGCCCGACGAGGAGGTTTCGCTCAGCAACGTGCTGAACAACATTTCGGAATACCTGACTTACACGGCGGCGCGGCTGAGCGGCCGGGCCGTCGCCCCCGAGGTGTCCCTGCGGGCCGAACGCCGCCTGAGCCGGAATCTGGCCTGCTTCGCCGAGGCGGGGTGGACGCCCCGGTTTTACAGCGGAGGATTGTCCGAACACGTTCTGACGGCGACGTTCGGCATCCTGTTCTAA
- a CDS encoding DUF4876 domain-containing protein → MKKLFLILTTALFAAGFASCTDDPEETVNPVVVSEILRALGGNVLVNVPEENFDVNIPADAASWVQINKAESSGKALVLSVDENETGTERSTVVNVTRSGKSTVLATVTIKQSDITLQAGEFVIEEIYFTGTALPETGKPDRWLGDQYIKIRNNSDEDLYADGMMLILSSGLNSGMNSEMIEGKDFRKECCAGNAFYCIPGHGQDVLVKAGESLIVVNNAQNHTIGNPNSWDATKADFEWYDVSSNENYLDIDNPDVPNLDKWYASTLTVQVLHNRGFNAVAIAMPPVGLTAKQFLAEYPLKDAQYIFHSPNGSDYTMPLRNCYRVPNEWVLDAVNTGCRDEYYIAPWDASLDAGYAWCGTADGDAYRFGKSVIRKTGSDGKLIDSNNSTNDFESNTKASLIK, encoded by the coding sequence ATGAAAAAGCTTTTCTTAATTCTCACCACGGCCCTCTTCGCAGCGGGCTTCGCATCCTGCACCGACGATCCCGAAGAAACGGTCAATCCCGTCGTCGTATCCGAAATCTTGCGCGCGCTCGGCGGCAATGTGCTGGTAAACGTGCCCGAGGAAAATTTCGACGTGAATATTCCCGCCGATGCTGCGTCGTGGGTTCAGATCAATAAAGCCGAATCTTCGGGCAAAGCGCTGGTGCTGTCCGTCGATGAGAACGAAACGGGGACGGAACGTTCGACCGTCGTGAACGTGACGCGGAGCGGCAAGAGCACCGTTCTGGCGACCGTAACCATCAAACAGAGCGACATCACGCTGCAAGCCGGCGAATTCGTGATCGAGGAGATCTACTTCACAGGCACGGCGCTTCCCGAAACGGGAAAGCCTGACAGGTGGCTGGGCGACCAGTACATCAAGATCCGTAACAACTCCGACGAAGACCTCTATGCCGACGGCATGATGCTGATCCTTTCGAGCGGACTCAATTCGGGCATGAACAGCGAGATGATCGAAGGCAAGGACTTCCGCAAGGAGTGTTGTGCGGGCAATGCGTTCTACTGCATTCCCGGCCACGGACAGGATGTGCTGGTCAAAGCCGGCGAGTCGCTGATCGTCGTCAACAACGCCCAGAACCACACCATCGGCAACCCGAACTCGTGGGACGCCACGAAAGCCGATTTCGAGTGGTACGACGTTTCGTCGAACGAGAACTATCTGGATATCGACAACCCCGACGTGCCCAACCTCGACAAATGGTACGCTTCGACATTGACGGTCCAAGTGCTCCACAACCGCGGCTTCAACGCCGTGGCTATCGCCATGCCGCCCGTCGGCCTGACTGCAAAGCAGTTCCTCGCCGAATACCCGCTCAAAGACGCCCAGTATATCTTCCACTCCCCGAACGGCTCGGACTACACGATGCCGCTGCGCAACTGCTACCGCGTGCCTAACGAATGGGTGCTCGACGCCGTGAACACGGGCTGCCGCGACGAATACTACATCGCCCCGTGGGACGCTTCGCTCGACGCAGGTTACGCATGGTGCGGTACGGCCGACGGAGATGCCTACCGCTTCGGCAAGTCGGTGATCCGCAAGACCGGTTCCGACGGCAAACTCATCGACTCGAACAACTCGACCAACGACTTCGAGTCCAATACGAAGGCGTCGCTGATCAAGTAA